A single genomic interval of Gallus gallus isolate bGalGal1 chromosome 10, bGalGal1.mat.broiler.GRCg7b, whole genome shotgun sequence harbors:
- the CALML4 gene encoding calmodulin-like protein 4 gives MAKFLSQDQINEFKECFSLYDKNHKGKIRAADLLAVMRCLGVSPTPAEAQRHLHLHKIERNAELDFSTFLNIMYRQMKQEEPEKEILTALAMIDREKRGLISAAELRAKLTRLGEKLSEEEVDDLLKEAKIGPNGTIKYEEFTRTICLPAADY, from the exons ATG gCCAAGTTTCTGTCCCAGGATCAAATTAATg AGTTCAAGGAGTGCTTTTCGCTCTACGACAAGAACCACAAAGGGAAGATCAGGGCTGCAGACCTGCTGGCTGTGATGCGCTGCCTGGGGGTCAGCCCCACTCCGGCTGAGGCGCAGCGGCACCTGCACCTGCACAAGATCG AGCGCAATGCAGAGCTGGACTTCTCCACCTTCCTCAACATCATGTACAGGCAGATGAAGCAGGAGGAGCCCGAGAAGGAGATCCTGACTGCGCTGGCCATGATCGATCGGGAGAAGCGAGGGCTGATCTCCGCCGCTGAGCTGCGGGCAAAGCTGACACGACTGGGGGAGAAACTGTCCGAGGAGGAGG TCGATGACCTGCTGAAAGAAGCCAAGATCGGACCAAATGGAACAATCAAATACGAAGAGTTCACCCGCACCATTTGTCTCCCTGCAGCCGATTACTGA
- the CALML4 gene encoding calmodulin-like protein 4 isoform X1: MAKFLSQDQINEFKECFSLYDKNHKGKIRAADLLAVMRCLGVSPTPAEAQRHLHLHKIELDFSTFLNIMYRQMKQEEPEKEILTALAMIDREKRGLISAAELRAKLTRLGEKLSEEEVDDLLKEAKIGPNGTIKYEEFTRTICLPAADY, encoded by the exons ATG gCCAAGTTTCTGTCCCAGGATCAAATTAATg AGTTCAAGGAGTGCTTTTCGCTCTACGACAAGAACCACAAAGGGAAGATCAGGGCTGCAGACCTGCTGGCTGTGATGCGCTGCCTGGGGGTCAGCCCCACTCCGGCTGAGGCGCAGCGGCACCTGCACCTGCACAAGATCG AGCTGGACTTCTCCACCTTCCTCAACATCATGTACAGGCAGATGAAGCAGGAGGAGCCCGAGAAGGAGATCCTGACTGCGCTGGCCATGATCGATCGGGAGAAGCGAGGGCTGATCTCCGCCGCTGAGCTGCGGGCAAAGCTGACACGACTGGGGGAGAAACTGTCCGAGGAGGAGG TCGATGACCTGCTGAAAGAAGCCAAGATCGGACCAAATGGAACAATCAAATACGAAGAGTTCACCCGCACCATTTGTCTCCCTGCAGCCGATTACTGA
- the CLN6 gene encoding ceroid-lipofuscinosis neuronal protein 6 produces the protein MQGSARRRPFPAAAPGSPQPSGPLYAGRHGAAKNEDTSKTSPFHLDLWFYFTLQNWVLDFGRPIAMIILPLEWFPLNKPSAGDYFHMAYNVITPFLLLKLIERSPKTLPRSMVYVSIITFVMGASIHLVGDSVNHRLIFSGYQHHLSVRENPIIRNLKPETLIDSFELLYYYDEYLGHSMWYIPFFLILFIYFTGCFTPDEDESRMPMSALLLTGPSSLYYWYLVTEGQIFILYIFTFFAMMALVMHQKRKGLVLDSNGLFLFYSFIITLVLIAVWVVWLWNDKTLRKKYPGVIYIPEPWAFYTLHMSNLHAAKEGL, from the exons ATGCAGGGCTcggcgcggcggcggccgtTCCCGGCGGCGGCTCCGGGCTCCCCGCAGCCCTCCGGGCCGCTCTACGCGGGCAG GCATGGGGCAGCAAAGAACGAGGACACCTCCAAGACCTCCCCGTTCCACCTCGACCTCTGGTTCTACTTCACACTGCAGAACTGGGTGCTGGACTTCGGCCGTCCCATCGCCATG ATAATCCTGCCGCTGGAGTGGTTTCCCCTGAACAAACCGAGTGCTGGAGATTATTTCCACATGGCTTACAATGTTATAACACCGTTTCTTCTGCTAAAG CTCATCGAGCGCTCCCCAAAGACGCTGCCACGATCCATGGTGTACGTCAGCATCATCACATTCGTCATGGGCGCCAGCATCCACCTGGTGGGGGACTCCGTCAACCACCGCCTCATCTTCAGTGGGTATCAGCACCACCTGTCCGTCAGGGAGAACCCCATCATCAGGAACCTGAAGCCAGAGACGCTG ATTGATTCCTTTGAGCTGCTGTATTACTACGACGAGTATTTGGGTCACTCGATGTG GTACATCCCCTTCTTCCTGATCCTCTTCATATACTTCACCGGCTGCTTCACACCCGACGAGGATGAGAGCAGGATGCCAATGTCTGCGCTGCTGCTGACAGGGCCGAGCAGCCTCTATTACTG gtACCTCGTGACCGAGGGGCAGATCTTCATCCTCTACATCTTCACTTTCTTCGCCATGATGGCTTTGGTGATGCACCAGAAGCGCAAAGGACTGGTGCTGGACAGCAACGGGCTCTTCCTCTTCTACTCGTTCATCATCACCTTGGTGCTGATTGCTGTGTGGGTGGTGTGGCTGTGGAATGACAAAACCCTCAGGAAGAAGTACCCTGGGGTGATTTACATCCCCGAGCCGTGGGCTTTTTACACCCTGCACATGAGCAACCTCCACGCGGCAAAGGAGGGTTTATAG
- the FEM1B gene encoding protein fem-1 homolog B isoform 2 (isoform 2 is encoded by transcript variant 2) encodes MKSRTPNRPGCPGALQHLGFVIDGATALWCAAGAGHFEVVKLLVSHGANVNHTTVTNSTPLRAACFDGRLDIVKYLVENNANISIANKYDNTCLMIAAYKGHTDVVRYLLEQHADPNAKAHCGATALHFAAEAGHLEIVRELVKWKAAMMVNGHGMTPLKVAAESCKADVVELLLAHAGCNRRSRIEALELLGASFANDRENYDIMKTYHYLYLAMLERYRDSENIIEKEVLPPIEAYGNRTECRTPQELESIRQDRDALHMEGLIVRERILGSDNIDVSHPIIYRGAVYADNMEFEQCIKLWLHALHLRQKGNRNTHKDLLRFAQVFSQMIHLNEPVKAKDIESVLRCSVLEIEQGMSRIKATQDADIHTAVDNYECNIFTFLYLVCISTKTQCSEEDQSRINKQIYNLIHLDPRTRDGSTLLHHAVNSSTPVDDFHTNDVCSFPNALVTKLLLDCGADVNAVDNEGNSPLHLIVQYHRPISDFLTLHSIIISLVEAGAHTDMTNKQKKTPLDKSTTGVSEILLKTQMKLSLKCLAARAVRIYNISYQNQIPRTLEEFVKFH; translated from the exons ATGAAGTCGCGGACACCCAACCGCCCGGGATGCCCCggagcactgcagcatctcGG cTTTGTCATTGATGGGGCCACAGCCCTGTGGTGTGCAGCAGGAGCGGGGCACTTTGAGGTCGTCAAGTTGCTGGTCAGTCACGGCGCCAATGTGAACCACACTACGGTGACCAACTCGACTCCCCTGAGGGCCGCCTGTTTCGACGGCAGGTTGGACATTGTCAAGTACCTGGTGGAAAACAATGCCAACATCAGCATCGCCAACAAGTACGACAACACTTGCCTTATGATCGCAGCCTACAAGGGCCACACGGACGTGGTGAGGTATCTCCTCGAGCAGCATGCGGACCCCAATGCCAAAGCCCACTGCGGCGCCACGGCTTTGCACTTCGCGGCCGAGGCCGGCCACCTGGAAATAGTGAGGGAGTTGGTCAAGTGGAAGGCAGCAATGATGGTCAACGGCCACGGGATGACTCCTCTGAAAGTGGCAGCCGAGAGCTGCAAGGCAGACgtggtggagctgctgctggcgcACGCCGGTTGCAACAGGAGAAGTCGGATCGAGGcgctggagctgctgggtgccTCGTTTGCAAACGACAGGGAGAACTATGACATCATGAAGACTTACCACTACCTGTATTTAGCCATGCTGGAGAGGTACAGAGACAGCGAGAATATAATCGAGAAAGAAGTCCTTCCCCCAATCGAAGCTTACGGAAACAGGACGGAATGCAGAACTCCTCAGGAATTAGAGTCCATCAGGCAGGACAGAGATGCCCTTCACATGGAAGGCCTCATTGTGAGAGAAAGAATTCTGGGCTCGGACAATATCGATGTCTCTCACCCCATTATTTACCGCGGGGCTGTTTATGCGGATAACATGGAGTTTGAGCAGTGTATCAAGCTGTGGCTCCACGCCTTGCATCTGAGGCAAAAAGGCAACAGGAATACTCATAAGGATCTCCTGAGGTTTGCCCAGGTCTTTTCTCAGATGATACACTTAAATGAGCCGGTTAAAGCCAAGGACATCGAGAGCGTTCTGAGGTGCAGCGTCCTGGAAATAGAGCAAGGCATGTCCCGCATCAAAGCCACCCAGGACGCTGACATCCACACAGCCGTGGACAACTACGAATGCAATATTTTCACCTTCCTCTACTTAGTCTGCATCTCCACTAAGACCCAGTGCAGCGAAGAGGATCAGTCGCGCATCAACAAGCAGATCTACAACCTGATTCACCTGGACCCCAGGACGCGGGACGGCTCCACGTTGCTGCACCACGCCGTCAATTCCAGCACTCCCGTGGACGACTTCCACACGAATGACGTCTGCAGCTTCCCGAACGCCCTCGtcacaaagctgctgctggactGCGGTGCTGATGTGAACGCTGTGGACAACGAAGGGAACAGTCCTCTGCACCTCATCGTCCAGTACCACAGGCCCATCAGTGACTTCTTGACGTTGCATTCCATCATCATCAGCCTGGTGGAGGCCGGCGCCCACACAGACATGACgaacaagcagaagaaaactccTCTGGATAAAAGTACCACGGGGGTGTCTGAAATACTCCTTAAAACTCAAATGAAGCTGAGTCTCAAGTGCCTGGCTGCCCGTGCGGTGCGGATCTACAACATCAGCTATCAGAACCAGATCCCCAGAACTCTGGAGGAGTTTGTGAAGTTTCACTAG
- the FEM1B gene encoding protein fem-1 homolog B isoform 1 (isoform 1 is encoded by transcript variant 1), protein MEGLAGYVYKAASEGRVLTLAALLLNRSESDIKYLLGYVSQHGGQRSTPLIIAARNGHTKVVRLLLEHYRVQTQQTGTVRFDGFVIDGATALWCAAGAGHFEVVKLLVSHGANVNHTTVTNSTPLRAACFDGRLDIVKYLVENNANISIANKYDNTCLMIAAYKGHTDVVRYLLEQHADPNAKAHCGATALHFAAEAGHLEIVRELVKWKAAMMVNGHGMTPLKVAAESCKADVVELLLAHAGCNRRSRIEALELLGASFANDRENYDIMKTYHYLYLAMLERYRDSENIIEKEVLPPIEAYGNRTECRTPQELESIRQDRDALHMEGLIVRERILGSDNIDVSHPIIYRGAVYADNMEFEQCIKLWLHALHLRQKGNRNTHKDLLRFAQVFSQMIHLNEPVKAKDIESVLRCSVLEIEQGMSRIKATQDADIHTAVDNYECNIFTFLYLVCISTKTQCSEEDQSRINKQIYNLIHLDPRTRDGSTLLHHAVNSSTPVDDFHTNDVCSFPNALVTKLLLDCGADVNAVDNEGNSPLHLIVQYHRPISDFLTLHSIIISLVEAGAHTDMTNKQKKTPLDKSTTGVSEILLKTQMKLSLKCLAARAVRIYNISYQNQIPRTLEEFVKFH, encoded by the exons aTGGAGGGGCTGGCGGGGTACGTTTACAAGGCTGCGAGCGAGGGGCGAGTGCTGACCTTGGCCGCGCTGCTCCTCAACCGCTCCGAGAGCGACATCAAGTACCTGCTGGGCTACGTCAGCCAGCACGGCGGGCAGCGCTCCACCCCGCTCATCATCGCCGCCCGCAACGGCCACACCAAGGTGGTCCGCCTGCTCCTCGAGCACTACCGCGTGCAGACCCAGCAGACCGGCACCGTGCGCTTCGACGG cTTTGTCATTGATGGGGCCACAGCCCTGTGGTGTGCAGCAGGAGCGGGGCACTTTGAGGTCGTCAAGTTGCTGGTCAGTCACGGCGCCAATGTGAACCACACTACGGTGACCAACTCGACTCCCCTGAGGGCCGCCTGTTTCGACGGCAGGTTGGACATTGTCAAGTACCTGGTGGAAAACAATGCCAACATCAGCATCGCCAACAAGTACGACAACACTTGCCTTATGATCGCAGCCTACAAGGGCCACACGGACGTGGTGAGGTATCTCCTCGAGCAGCATGCGGACCCCAATGCCAAAGCCCACTGCGGCGCCACGGCTTTGCACTTCGCGGCCGAGGCCGGCCACCTGGAAATAGTGAGGGAGTTGGTCAAGTGGAAGGCAGCAATGATGGTCAACGGCCACGGGATGACTCCTCTGAAAGTGGCAGCCGAGAGCTGCAAGGCAGACgtggtggagctgctgctggcgcACGCCGGTTGCAACAGGAGAAGTCGGATCGAGGcgctggagctgctgggtgccTCGTTTGCAAACGACAGGGAGAACTATGACATCATGAAGACTTACCACTACCTGTATTTAGCCATGCTGGAGAGGTACAGAGACAGCGAGAATATAATCGAGAAAGAAGTCCTTCCCCCAATCGAAGCTTACGGAAACAGGACGGAATGCAGAACTCCTCAGGAATTAGAGTCCATCAGGCAGGACAGAGATGCCCTTCACATGGAAGGCCTCATTGTGAGAGAAAGAATTCTGGGCTCGGACAATATCGATGTCTCTCACCCCATTATTTACCGCGGGGCTGTTTATGCGGATAACATGGAGTTTGAGCAGTGTATCAAGCTGTGGCTCCACGCCTTGCATCTGAGGCAAAAAGGCAACAGGAATACTCATAAGGATCTCCTGAGGTTTGCCCAGGTCTTTTCTCAGATGATACACTTAAATGAGCCGGTTAAAGCCAAGGACATCGAGAGCGTTCTGAGGTGCAGCGTCCTGGAAATAGAGCAAGGCATGTCCCGCATCAAAGCCACCCAGGACGCTGACATCCACACAGCCGTGGACAACTACGAATGCAATATTTTCACCTTCCTCTACTTAGTCTGCATCTCCACTAAGACCCAGTGCAGCGAAGAGGATCAGTCGCGCATCAACAAGCAGATCTACAACCTGATTCACCTGGACCCCAGGACGCGGGACGGCTCCACGTTGCTGCACCACGCCGTCAATTCCAGCACTCCCGTGGACGACTTCCACACGAATGACGTCTGCAGCTTCCCGAACGCCCTCGtcacaaagctgctgctggactGCGGTGCTGATGTGAACGCTGTGGACAACGAAGGGAACAGTCCTCTGCACCTCATCGTCCAGTACCACAGGCCCATCAGTGACTTCTTGACGTTGCATTCCATCATCATCAGCCTGGTGGAGGCCGGCGCCCACACAGACATGACgaacaagcagaagaaaactccTCTGGATAAAAGTACCACGGGGGTGTCTGAAATACTCCTTAAAACTCAAATGAAGCTGAGTCTCAAGTGCCTGGCTGCCCGTGCGGTGCGGATCTACAACATCAGCTATCAGAACCAGATCCCCAGAACTCTGGAGGAGTTTGTGAAGTTTCACTAG